In Bos indicus isolate NIAB-ARS_2022 breed Sahiwal x Tharparkar chromosome 10, NIAB-ARS_B.indTharparkar_mat_pri_1.0, whole genome shotgun sequence, the DNA window GTGGGACAAAGTCTCCACAGGGTGTAGGCAAAATGAGAACTTCATTGTAGAATCATCTGTGGCTGGCACATCTATGTCTGGTCTGGGAACCAGCCAGAGGAATAAGCAGACGGACCCATGGAGGACCTGAGGAGCCTTTGGGAGCCCTGCGGGCCTTCTGAGGGAAGGGGCCTCCTCACTAAAATGCACTGTTCCTCAAGGCATGCATGGGCAAGTGTAGGTGGAAATCAGATGTCCCAAGGTTTCGCTTCCCTCTTGGCATGTTTAATTTTCCCTTAAATTCTCCTCTCTGCTCAAATAGTAGTGGCATCTGTGTTTTGCCTAAGGAGGACATTCTCTGATTCAGAGGTGACAGAAGTGGAATCACCTTTCAGGAACCAGCAGACTCTGGGAAGCAAGTCAGGATCCCCTTGTAGGGAGGCCCCTTCCCACTGGAGTGGTTCCTGCTCAGCACCAGGCCTGGAGTTAAGTCCTGTGCCTCCCCTCCAGGGCTCACCTCTCCTGAGCCATCTTGTCTGTGGTGACCTTCATCATGGCCTGGATCCGCTCCAGCCTCTTGGCCTCCAGCTTCTTCTTCATCTCTTTGGTGTCACTGCAGAAAAACAGGCATCAGGAAGACATTTCCTGCCGCCTGGGCCTTCCTGGGAGGTAAGAGTCAGGAGTAGAAGGGAGGCAGGCCTACATCTCCAAGGTCTCCTTGAGGGTCTTCCGTTCTGCAGCCTGTTTCTCCCTAGCCAGCTCCATCATCTTGGTCATTTGCTGAGGGAAAGGAAGAACCGGCTAAGCCAAGCAGATGAGAAGCCCTTCGATGTGCAATATGCGGAAGGTGTGGGGTCTGGCCGtggcttcctctccttcccctcccctcctctcccctccccgacTCTGGCACCTGGGCCGCGTGCTGCTCCTTGAGCTTCATGACACACTCGCATTGCTCCTCGCCCAGCTGcagcagctccagctccagcctgTCCCTCAGCTCTCGCAGGCGCACGTCCTCGCCCTCGGGGCCTTCGGCCGACGCCGCCCCGGCGGTGTCCTCGCCCGGCAGGGTCCTGAGACGGCCACGTGGGAACAGGCCGCGAGTCCCAGGCCGCCCGCGCCGCCGAGGGCAGGATGCCGCCGCCGTCGCCACCGCCATCGCCCTTACCTCTTTTTTCGAGATCCCTTGCCCGGGCCGAGCTTGCGGCCCCGGCACCCGCCGCTGCCCCCGGCGCCTGGCGGCCCGAGCCCGGCCAGCTGCGCCGCGCCCCTCTGCAGCAGCTCCTCCCAGCGCCGCACGCCGCGCCGCCCCAGTTCCCGAAGCTCCTTCTCCTGGCGCCGCTGCAGCTTCACGACGCCCTTCAGCTCCCGCAGCTCCTCCAGGCTGGCGGTCTGCGGTTCTGTGGGGGCCAGGGTGAGGCGTGCGCCCCCTGGGAACCGCCCCCCGCCACAGAGTCCCCGACCCTCCCCAAACTCGACCCCAAAGTCTCCCTCGGACTCAGCAGACCTTACCCGCAGTTTCTTTCGTGGCCTCCTCCCTCTTGGCCCCGGCTGCTGCAAGAGCCAAAGACGAGGCTCTTGGGGTGTCCTGCGGGCCCCTGGGTTCGGCTGCTCCCCGCCCAGTCCCCTGACAGTGTGGGCCGCCTGCTGAGCACTGCCCAGCCCGAGGCTTCACACGCAGCTGTTCCCTTCCCAGGTGAAAGTCTtcgcttttttatttttatttttttatgaaaagcTGCCGCCAGGCTGGGATGTGCCTATGCGTGCAGGGGAGGGGTCAAGACCCTTCAGATGGGTGGGAGGACACCGAGCGCCTACCTGCTGACCCGTTGCTTGTTGGAGCCGATGCCCCGTTGATCTGGCTGGCAGGGTGATTCCCAAGAGGGAAGGGACTCTGTAGGGAGAGCGGGTTGGGAAGGTGCCTCTCACCCTGAGCCCGAGAGTCGGCCCCCACCCTCATCATCCGGCAGATGGGGCAGGACTGTGGGGGGCTCTGGCAGGAGACCTGGCAACACAGACCTCGGACTGGCCTCCCATGGCTTCCTTGAGCTTCACAGCCTTCTTATCATGGGCACTGAAGAACTTGATAGGATTGGCGAGGGCCACAGTGAGATCTGGGTGCACAGGGATATAGGGGGCCTGGTAAGATATGCCTCGGAGCCTCTCCCGTCCTTGCCTGCCCCAGGATACCCTGTTCTGCCTTCCACTGGAGGCTGGcttgaggagaaaggagagaggatgGACAGCCTGGGGCTCCCGGCATTCCATGGGCCTCCTACCTGCCCAGGTGTCAGGCACATAGTCCTTCATCTCCAGGAAGACGAAGAGCGCAGGCATTGTGAGTGGCATGTTGCTCTCGTTGTGCAGACAGAGATGGTGGTATCCTGTGGGACATGACCAGGTGGCCAGTGAGCCAGAGCCCACTGCTTCCAGCGCTGCTCACCAGCAGCCCAATACTCAACACTCCTGCCTTTAGTCTGgttcctggctgtgtgatcttgagtagATTACTTTAAATCTCTGAgactttccccatctgtgaaatgggggtaaCAGTGTCTACCTCATGTGGTTGTGTGCATGCTAGGTggagtcagtcgtgtctgactttgcaaccctatggacagtagtccatcaggctcctctgtccatgggatactcccaggcaagactactggagtggattgggaTGCCctccagctcctgcattgcaaacagattctttaccactgagccactggggaagcccacttcATGTAGTTGTTCTCAAAATAAAGTGTGAATGTGTTATAAGCCATTAAAGCATTTTAAGTGCCCAGTGAGTGTCAGCTGCTTGGGAAATTGCCCCAGTAATTCCGGAAAATTAGAGACATTCTGTTGGGTGGGCAGAGGCCTCAACCTCTGTCAGTTTCCTGGAGAGGTACTATTCCTGCCCCACTTTCTTGGGCTGATAACATGACAGGGCTACCTTTCTGAAGCTGCCCCATCCTGTGGACGGGTTCCTGATGCTGGTCTTGGTCTCAGACCCACTGGGAACAGCAAAGAAGTAACCCTGTCCTTACCAGAATTCAGGGCACTGATGGGAATGATGCGGTGTCCAAGAAACTTGTTGCCTTCCTCCATCACAGCGACTCTCAGGGAAGCCAGCTCAGGCATCAAGATCTGGGGAGAGTTCAGGACAGGACAGGCTGGAGTTGGGGGGGGTGGCCAGGCTTTCCCCTTCCTGGCTCCAGAAATCTAGGGTCAGTGTGAGAACATGTTACCAGGTTTGCTGAGAACAAAAGGCCCACTCGAAGCCACGTACATAGCCATCCTAGCAGCTCCTGTCATGGCTGGTCCACACAGGGCAGAGAGCTGGATATGTGGCCTGGGCTCCAGGGGCCTGCTGCAGACAGCCCTTGGCAGCTTTGTCAACAAGTATCCAGTGGGGGCAAAAGACCCCCATGATTCCTTGGGCCCCTGCACCCTGGTCTGGGAGTGCACATTTCTGCCTCTAATCCTAACATGAACAAGCATGTGCATAcacacctatacacacacacaaaacctgccCACCAAGTAAATTTCTGTAAAACTTGGTTtttgaactcttaaaactcaggaGGGCacaggtgaggggtggggagaggaggaggttcAAAGAACTCCCTTTATGTATTTCCTCTTCTACAAGTAGAGACCGAAGAGGAGGGGCACGTCCCAGCCCCTGCCTACCCTGGGCCTCGCCCCCACCTTCTCAAAGACAAAGGGCTCCTCCTTCCAGACCGGATTGATGGAGTTGGTACTGGGTGATAGCTTGGTGCGATAGCGCCTCTTGGGATCTCCCGGAAGGCCAAACAGCTCCACTTCCACATAGGTGCGCACGCTGCGTTCTGACAGGAACTGCCCAGAAATCACCTGGAGGGGCAGGGAGTGGCACGGGAGATCAGTATCAGTTTCCTACTCAGGCCATGCTCTAAGTCCTCCAGCGCCCTGGCTGAAACATCCATTCTTGGGTACTGGGAAAAGCCCCATTCAATTCTGGCCACAGAGTAGAGGCTATCTGGCTCAAAGGTTATAGCTAAGCTCTGGCATCCAGGGTGTTTCCAGCATTCAGGGAAGAGGTGTGGgcttccccacctccttccccagtgAGGAAGGAACAGGtccctcccccagggcctgggGCTCCTGCTGCCCCACTCTGCCcactcttctcccctcccccaacccagccTCAGCCCTTCCCCTTGGTTTCCATGGGGACCAAGAGGCAGCCTCCAGTGCAGAGGAGGAGGCAGTTTCCAAGGCAACTTGCTACTGCACGAAACTGGCTGGGGCTGAAGTTTTCAGGATATCAGGGGAGGGGGTTGGGAACGGAGGGGTGGGGCTCCTCAAGACTCCAGCCCTCCCGGCTACTTGTCCACCTCAGGGCCTTGCCGTAATGGAAAGGGTGGTGGCTACCACCACGTCGATGCGGTCCACTGAGAAGGGATTGAACTGCTTGTCCGACCGACGCATGAACTCATGCTTGAGGAGGTAGCCACTCTGCCCGTTGAACTCAAAAAGCGCCATGTTCTGCTGCATGGGCAGGTCTGGGGGGACAGGGGCAGTCAGGCAGGGAGCCCCAGCTCTGAGTCTGCACACAGCCTCTCTTTCCACATTTCCCCGCCTTTCCTGTCTCGTGAGCAGGGAGGTTGGGAGGGCTGTGAGGATGAGGGTTTCTCATATCCCATATTGGTTCCTGAGGGTCTCATCTCTCAGGAAGGGCCCCCAACCCGAAGTCAGCAGGAGCAAAGCCACGACCGGACCTCACACTCAGAGTGGGAGCTGAGACCAGTGGAGCAGGGGTTCCCACAGCCCCACTCAGGCTGAGCAGCCAGAACGCCAGAACCCTTGCCAGCACTCTGgcatcaccacacacacactcatgtacCTGCAGTCACACAGGTATGAGCTGAGGCACTAAATGCTCCTACACCCGCACGTGCACCCACCTAACTGAACATCAGCTCCCCCAAGTCTGTTACAAagacctccccctccccagggaaGGGGTAAAGGTGAGAGGGGCAGGGGAAGGTTCTTAAGGGCCTGATCATGCCCTTACCCATCGTCTGGAAGTTGAGGGCAACCATCTGACAACCAGCATTCCAGAACATCTGAGGCATGTAGTTGGAGGAGTCCATGCGGGTACCCTTGGGGTAGATGCGGCTCATCTGGCGCTTGTTGTAGCTGCCATGGAGTATAGGAACCGGGAGGACCACAGACCACAGAGCCTCGTCCCAGgccccccgcccctccacccCACCAGGGACCCTGGCTACAGAGGTCTCAAGGATACTCCACAAACTGCACTGAGGACTTGGAGAGCAGGTCGTAAGCCTTGAGCTCCGTGAAGGAGGAGATAACATAACTTCGATTCTTTTCTGCATGGAGAATGACAGAGAGTCCACATCAGGCTGTCCCCTCCCACAGACCTGTCCTCCCCTTTGGTATGGCTTCCAGTGAGGCTTGAGGGTTGAGGGGCCAGCCCCGGGGTAGGAAATGTGCAGATCTCTGTGGGCAGCAGTGTGTCCTGGGATAAAGGGTATGTACAGTGGATACACACGGGGTGGACTGTGAGTGCCAGAGTCCTGGAGGCGGGGTGCATGCCCTGGGCATGCACAGGGGGTGTGGGGAACACACAGAGATGACCCCAGAGGTCAGGAACATGCCATGAAGTACAGGGCACAGAGGTTAAGGGCCCGCAGCAAGAGTGGTGCACAGGAAAGGGCACAGGCTGGGGGTTCAGGGATGAGAAGCATCGCAGAGTGGACACAGAaacaggtgttggtgatgggGACGTGCATAGAGGGTGAGAGGAACTCACTGTGAGCATGTCTGGAGAAGATAAAGGTAAACAGCACGGGTGCGCTCAGAAAGCGAAGGGGACAGGCTTCGCTTGTGTCTGGCTGGTGTCTTTGCCATCTACCCCCTCCCAGGAGTTCTCATGCCCCAGAGGCCACAGGAGCCCCCGGACGCCCAGCTGAGGTGGCCTGTTGTAAATGACCTGCCTGTCACCAACACATTCCAGAGCGTtctgcttgctgccaagttcccaGTACAGGGACAGCATACTGGGAGCCACTGCCACTTAAACATGCCCTTTGCCTGGCTCCCCTGCCGGGTATTTATAGACAGGGCTCCCAGCCCAAGGGAAGGGAGGACCTGCCTGGCTCTCACCCCCACCCATCAGACTGCTCTGGTGTCAGGACACACTTCCAAAGGACCTTCTCCTGCACCGAATCTTGACTTCCAGCTTCCCACCACCCTGTGCTAACTCACGGGCAGAGAACTCGAAGGAGATGAACTTGGTGGGCTGGATGTAATTGACCAGGCTGGACATCTCCTTGTAGGCCGTCACCTCCAGGCCCGCTGTGCCctagggaggagggggaggatagAGAAGAGGCCAGAACAGAGCTGGGCCCCACACCCGCCCCATCGGAGGACTCCCCACACACCTCATCtgactgcatcttctttatctcttcttcatCCAGGTTTCCCgactcctcctcttcctcttctacctcctcctcctccaactcAGCCCCTTCCTCACCAGCCCACACTGCCACATACAGCTCTGTCAGTACTGGGGGCACCGGGAGACCCCACACCAGGCTGGCTCTCCCCTTCAGGCCCAGCCCCTCTCTCCCATTCCAGATACTCCCCCATGCCCACGCCCACCCCAACTCCTCCCAGGCCAACTCACCTGTATCTTCACCCACAGGGGCATTGGGTGGGCTGCTACCCTCAGCCTCCCcgtccagctctttgctgggGGATGCAGAGCCAGAAAACTGGTTCTTCTTGTTCTTGATTAGGATCTTGCCTCGGAGATCctcagggctgggcagggggatGCCAGGTTTCAGCtgtgggagaagagagagaggcctCAGCCATCTCCTCACCTTCAGGGTATAGCATAAACTCCTTCAGGCCAGGCTGCCCTTCATTGCCCCCTCCCTACTTCTCCAGCCTCGTGTCTCCTTACTCCACATAGTGCACCAGCCCTCTGTCTGACCCAACTTATCCCAGCTCCTCAGTGATGTTTCCTCACCTTATTCAGTCTGCCTGGAACACCCTTGCCCACTGTCATCAAGGTAAATCCATTATCTCCCTTAGGTTACAGCTTAAtaatctccttctccaggaagccttccctaatCCCCAGGACCAGATCTGGAGCCCCAAGTACTCCTAAAGCAGCCACTGGTTGTAATGGCATGGTTACTTGTCTGCCTCCCAACTAGAGGGTAAGCAGTCTGAGTGCTGAGACTGGCCCCTTTGCCACTGACATGTCCCTCAAGCCCAGAATGGTGTCTGACATGTGGTAGACAATAGGGCCCAACAATCCTCGAGGTGAGCCCCAGCATCCTGGCACCCTGCCCGGGGTCCCCAGCCCTCAGCCCCAGATGCCCCACAGTGAAGTCTTCTCACCGGGAACTTCTCCAGGGGTTCTGTGAGCAGCATATCCCCAAACATCGTCCGGCAGTACTCGGCCATCTTAGCCTGTTGGCGGGGTCTGCAGGGAGCAGACGTGGGTGGTGTTCAGCTGCTCCTCTCTACCCTCTTATCTATCTTTTTGTGCCCCCTGATGACCCAGATCAGAGGCTTAGGAATTTGGGGAGGCAGGGACACAGGCAGGAGAGCCCACAGTCCCAAGGAGATTGTGAGGAGACCTGGGAGGGAGCTTGAAGACATGGCTAAGAGGCTGGGAATGACTGTGGGGAGGGTAGCAGCAGGTGGGAGACGGGGCCAGGGTAGAGAACAAGGCTGGGTGGCCTGGATACACACGAGTCCACGTGGTTTTCAAATGACAGGATGACCGGATAAGGGGAGGTCTTAAAGGCACTTTCTGCAATGGCTTCGAttgcttcctggaggagaaggggaccccaGGAGGAAGAAGGAGATCAGTGCTATGCTACAGGCTTCCACTCCCCCAAAGGCACCATTGTCCACTCTCCAGTTTCAACACATACATAGAACTGGAGGGCAACTCTTGGCCCCTGCCCCTTCTGGTCCCCTCTAGTCCCCACACTGGTCCAAGGCCTCCCAGCCATCCCTCCTCTCCTGCttcaccacccccaacccccaaagGCTCTTGGCCCAGGGCCCTTCAATAGTGCCAGTGTCACCAGCCTCTGCATACCGAGTCTCACCTTGAAATAGATGTCTGTGGTCATGGTGAAACCGTGGGTGATGATGGGCTCTTCGTCGGGGGGCTTCCCCTTCCAGCAGTCCAGCTCCACGCAGCGGCAGCCTGCCAGCAGCACTTGGCGGTACATCTCAGCAGAGGAGAGGCCTGAGAACTGGCCGGCTGAGCCGGAGGAGGGGCGAGGGGCAGGGGCTTCACTCAAGGGCAGTCCTGCTCTGCCCCGCCCCTCTCCATCGTGGGACTGTCCTGTGCGCAACCCCTGCAGGGGATTCGGGGGACAGGAACAGGGCCCAGAAGAAGAGAGGTTGGCTGTGAGGTCACCAAGGCCCACCTGTCAGGTAGGTGTTGTGGGAGGAGTTGATGAAGTAATGGTTGAGCGGCTGGGTCATGTCGTGGTGCAGCAGCAGCTTGTCCTGGGCCAGCACACTGTTCTCCGGCCCGCAGAGAAACCACACCATGCCCTCGGGGGACAGCTGGCCTGGGGGACGGGGTGGTTGTCAGGGTTGCAGCCTAGCTGCGGGGCCGGGAAAGGTCCACGGAGGGCCCAAGTTTCCCTCAGTCCTCACCCCGCTGCACATTGATGCCGCTGGGCTCGTACTTGTCGATGAGGCCCTGCACCTGGTCAGGACGCGCTGGCGGGAACAGCAGGGAATTGAGCCTGGAGTCGCGCTGTTTCTGGTTGATGAATTTGGCCAGGTGCTCCTTAGTCATATAGggtttggccttggagtggcTGCAGGCCAGAGAGAAGATCTAGGTCCCCCTCTAGATCCCCTGGGCTAGGGTGAGAGGGGCCTCAGACAACCCCCTTCTCCAGCAACATCACCTAATTATCAGCATGGCAGGTGGGAATTTCAGCCACCACCCCTTCCccaagcccagcccagcccaagaAGCTCACTAGGAAGTGAAGATCTCATCTATTTCTGGCCGAGAACAGAGGCTCATGAGGAAGCTCTTGTACACGGACTCTGGGAAGTCCTCAGGATTGATGGCATCGTTCTGGGAGATAGAGAGTCACTGATGACTCCTGGGTCCATGGACCTCAGACTAGGCCCAGCCCTGTGCAAGGGGACCTGGGGAGAGGGACAGCTCAGGGCAGACAGAACAGCATCAAGGGCACCTTGAGCCCCTACTTTTCAAGGCCCTTGTTGCTGAGCAGAGAGCATCTTAGCTGGTTTGCTTTGCCCCTGAATTGACCTCAGCTAGTcaccaataagcatatgaagagATGCCCAACATCATTAGCCTTGtgtgctgttgctcagtcgtgtccaactctttgcgaccccatggactgcaaccctgcaggctcctctgtccatgggattctccaggcaagaacactggagtgggttgctggtttcctcctccaggggatcttccccgcccagggatcaaactcaggtctcctgcatttgccatctgagccaccagggaaggggatTCTGCTGGGCCAAATTCTGAAACTCATCAGGACAAGGAACTTCTTTCTATGTctgttccattttcttccttctggaatAGGAATGCCTATAACTATTATCATACGCCTATCACACCACTGCATTTTGGAAGCAGGAGCCCTGTTGTCTTTTTCACTGATTCACAGATGTaatagggcttccatggtggctcagaggttaaagcatctgcctttaatgcgggagacctgggtttgatccctgggtcaggaagatcccctggagaaggaaatggcaacccagtattcttgcctggagaatccctgggacggaggagcctggtgggctacagtccacggggtcgcagagagtcagacatgcctgagcgatgTAACTTTCACAGATGTAATGGAATTTTGCCCCAGGATTTTGACCTGTTGCTGATTTAGATGATCTAGATGagatttgcctggaaaatcccatggacggaggagcctcataggctccagtccatgggttcagaaagagtcagacaggactgagcaacgaCACACACAGATGAGATTTAGGACTTTCGAACTGATGATGTTTGGACGAGAGTTTAAACTTTAGGTTTGAGACTTTGGGGAATACTAGGGTAGGGTGAATATATTTTGTACAGGGGACAGACATAAATTTGGGGATCCAGAAGGCAGACTGTAGGGGGCTAAAGGTCACCTCCAAAATAGATATGTCCATATCTTAATCCCCAGAACCTTTGAATGtctccttatttggaaaaagggtcttacagatgtaattaagttTTGGCTTTTCATAtgaaattatcctggattatctcaGTGGACGTGAAATTACAACaaaagtgtccttataagagagaggCATAGGGAGATTAAGTACACAGAGCAGAAGGTAATGTGAAGACAGAGCAGACAGAGAGATGTGGCCATAATCCAAAGAATGCCAATAGCCAGccaaagctggaagaggcaagggaaTATTTTCCTctagagcctctggagggagcatggcccttGATTTTGGACATCTGGCCACAACAaccatgagagaataaatttctgataTGTCAGGTGACctagtttgtggtaatttattacagCACCCAGGGAAACCAATACAActagtaaacattttaaagggttttgcacttttaaaaaacattctgaaGAAAATCTGGATAAacttagttattcagtcatgcctgactctctgcgaccgccatggactggagcccaccaggctcctctgtccatgggattttcccaggtaagaatactggagtgggtagccattgccttctccaagctaaTGCCTTCTCATTAGCCTTAGgtaattgcaaatcaaaaccacagtgaggggaattccctggaagtccagtggttgagactccacccttccactgcagggagcacaggttctatccctggtcagggaactaagatcccacaagccagagGGTGTAGCCAAATGGAAAAAGAgcataaaaccacaatgagatactatatACACAGAATgactaaagtaaaaaataaaaaaagagagtaacaagtgttggtgaagacgTGGAGAAATTGGGACACTTGTACAATGCAAgtgggattgtaaaatggtatggtcattttggaaaacagtctggcatttcctcaaaatattaagtatagagttactatatgacccCAAAATTCCACCCCTAGGTATGTACCCAAGTGacttgaaaacatatgtccaaacAAAAtcgttcatagaagcattattcagAATTGCCAAAAAGTGGAGatgacccaaatgtccatcaactgttGAACAGATGggtaaaatgtggtatatctacaccatggaatattattccacagtaaaaaggaatgaagtactgatagatattacaacatggatgaagcttgaaaacattgtgctaaATGAATGAAGCTTGATATCAAaaatcacatattgtatgattccatttacatgaattgtccagaagagacaaatctacagaaacagaaatggaaagtaGCTTTGGTGGCATTCAAGAATTCTGTGCCTTTGCATTTCACTCCAGAAAAACCCATCAATTTTTTTCTAGGTTCACTCTGAAAAGCCAATATCGGTCTCAGTTTGGAGCAGAGGCTCCGAGCAGACGAGCTAGATTAAATCTTGGACCCATCAATTACAAGCACAGATGGCTCAGGGGCTCctactgcggtgctggagaactGATCGATAAGGAGGACGTGGCCGAGGTGGGAGCTCGGGAGGTAGGAGCACAGAAGCGTGGATGTTACTGACAGCAGCCATGGTGCCCTGGCAGGAGCCCACT includes these proteins:
- the PLCB2 gene encoding 1-phosphatidylinositol 4,5-bisphosphate phosphodiesterase beta-2 isoform X2; the encoded protein is MSLLNPVLLPPTVKAYLSQGERFIKWDDETTIASPVILRVDPKGYYLYWTYQSKEMELLDITSIRDTRFGKFAKMPKSQKLREVFNMNIPDNFLLKTLTVVSGPDMVDLTFHNFVSYKDNVGKDWAEDVLALAKHPLTANASRSTFLDKILVKLKMQLNPEGKIPVKNFFQMFPADRKRVEAALSACHLPKGKNDAINPEDFPESVYKSFLMSLCSRPEIDEIFTSYHSKAKPYMTKEHLAKFINQKQRDSRLNSLLFPPARPDQVQGLIDKYEPSGINVQRGQLSPEGMVWFLCGPENSVLAQDKLLLHHDMTQPLNHYFINSSHNTYLTAGQFSGLSSAEMYRQVLLAGCRCVELDCWKGKPPDEEPIITHGFTMTTDIYFKEAIEAIAESAFKTSPYPVILSFENHVDSPRQQAKMAEYCRTMFGDMLLTEPLEKFPLKPGIPLPSPEDLRGKILIKNKKNQFSGSASPSKELDGEAEGSSPPNAPVGEDTVWAGEEGAELEEEEVEEEEEESGNLDEEEIKKMQSDEGTAGLEVTAYKEMSSLVNYIQPTKFISFEFSAQKNRSYVISSFTELKAYDLLSKSSVQFVDYNKRQMSRIYPKGTRMDSSNYMPQMFWNAGCQMVALNFQTMDLPMQQNMALFEFNGQSGYLLKHEFMRRSDKQFNPFSVDRIDVVVATTLSITVISGQFLSERSVRTYVEVELFGLPGDPKRRYRTKLSPSTNSINPVWKEEPFVFEKILMPELASLRVAVMEEGNKFLGHRIIPISALNSGYHHLCLHNESNMPLTMPALFVFLEMKDYVPDTWADLTVALANPIKFFSAHDKKAVKLKEAMGGQSESPFPLGNHPASQINGASAPTSNGSAEPQTASLEELRELKGVVKLQRRQEKELRELGRRGVRRWEELLQRGAAQLAGLGPPGAGGSGGCRGRKLGPGKGSRKKRTLPGEDTAGAASAEGPEGEDVRLRELRDRLELELLQLGEEQCECVMKLKEQHAAQQMTKMMELAREKQAAERKTLKETLEIDTKEMKKKLEAKRLERIQAMMKVTTDKMAQERLKREINNSHIQEVVQVIKQMTENLERHQEKLEEKQAACLEQIQEMEKQFQQEAMAEYEAKMKGLEMEVKESVRTCLRACFPSEEEDKPERPCVVSRELCEQDTLTEQAETQESHL
- the PLCB2 gene encoding 1-phosphatidylinositol 4,5-bisphosphate phosphodiesterase beta-2 isoform X3; this translates as MELLDITSIRDTRFGKFAKMPKSQKLREVFNMNIPDNFLLKTLTVVSGPDMVDLTFHNFVSYKDNVGKDWAEDVLALAKHPLTANASRSTFLDKILVKLKMQLNPEGKIPVKNFFQMFPADRKRVEAALSACHLPKGKNDAINPEDFPESVYKSFLMSLCSRPEIDEIFTSYHSKAKPYMTKEHLAKFINQKQRDSRLNSLLFPPARPDQVQGLIDKYEPSGINVQRGQLSPEGMVWFLCGPENSVLAQDKLLLHHDMTQPLNHYFINSSHNTYLTAGQFSGLSSAEMYRQVLLAGCRCVELDCWKGKPPDEEPIITHGFTMTTDIYFKEAIEAIAESAFKTSPYPVILSFENHVDSPRQQAKMAEYCRTMFGDMLLTEPLEKFPLKPGIPLPSPEDLRGKILIKNKKNQFSGSASPSKELDGEAEGSSPPNAPVGEDTVWAGEEGAELEEEEVEEEEEESGNLDEEEIKKMQSDEGTAGLEVTAYKEMSSLVNYIQPTKFISFEFSAQKNRSYVISSFTELKAYDLLSKSSVQFVDYNKRQMSRIYPKGTRMDSSNYMPQMFWNAGCQMVALNFQTMDLPMQQNMALFEFNGQSGYLLKHEFMRRSDKQFNPFSVDRIDVVVATTLSITVISGQFLSERSVRTYVEVELFGLPGDPKRRYRTKLSPSTNSINPVWKEEPFVFEKILMPELASLRVAVMEEGNKFLGHRIIPISALNSGYHHLCLHNESNMPLTMPALFVFLEMKDYVPDTWADLTVALANPIKFFSAHDKKAVKLKEAMGGQSESPFPLGNHPASQINGASAPTSNGSAAAGAKREEATKETAEPQTASLEELRELKGVVKLQRRQEKELRELGRRGVRRWEELLQRGAAQLAGLGPPGAGGSGGCRGRKLGPGKGSRKKRTLPGEDTAGAASAEGPEGEDVRLRELRDRLELELLQLGEEQCECVMKLKEQHAAQQMTKMMELAREKQAAERKTLKETLEIDTKEMKKKLEAKRLERIQAMMKVTTDKMAQERLKREINNSHIQEVVQVIKQMTENLERHQEKLEEKQAACLEQIQEMEKQFQQEAMAEYEAKMKGLEMEVKESVRTCLRACFPSEEEDKPERPCVVSRELCEQDTLTEQAETQESHL
- the PLCB2 gene encoding 1-phosphatidylinositol 4,5-bisphosphate phosphodiesterase beta-2 isoform X1; protein product: MSLLNPVLLPPTVKAYLSQGERFIKWDDETTIASPVILRVDPKGYYLYWTYQSKEMELLDITSIRDTRFGKFAKMPKSQKLREVFNMNIPDNFLLKTLTVVSGPDMVDLTFHNFVSYKDNVGKDWAEDVLALAKHPLTANASRSTFLDKILVKLKMQLNPEGKIPVKNFFQMFPADRKRVEAALSACHLPKGKNDAINPEDFPESVYKSFLMSLCSRPEIDEIFTSYHSKAKPYMTKEHLAKFINQKQRDSRLNSLLFPPARPDQVQGLIDKYEPSGINVQRGQLSPEGMVWFLCGPENSVLAQDKLLLHHDMTQPLNHYFINSSHNTYLTAGQFSGLSSAEMYRQVLLAGCRCVELDCWKGKPPDEEPIITHGFTMTTDIYFKEAIEAIAESAFKTSPYPVILSFENHVDSPRQQAKMAEYCRTMFGDMLLTEPLEKFPLKPGIPLPSPEDLRGKILIKNKKNQFSGSASPSKELDGEAEGSSPPNAPVGEDTVWAGEEGAELEEEEVEEEEEESGNLDEEEIKKMQSDEGTAGLEVTAYKEMSSLVNYIQPTKFISFEFSAQKNRSYVISSFTELKAYDLLSKSSVQFVDYNKRQMSRIYPKGTRMDSSNYMPQMFWNAGCQMVALNFQTMDLPMQQNMALFEFNGQSGYLLKHEFMRRSDKQFNPFSVDRIDVVVATTLSITVISGQFLSERSVRTYVEVELFGLPGDPKRRYRTKLSPSTNSINPVWKEEPFVFEKILMPELASLRVAVMEEGNKFLGHRIIPISALNSGYHHLCLHNESNMPLTMPALFVFLEMKDYVPDTWADLTVALANPIKFFSAHDKKAVKLKEAMGGQSESPFPLGNHPASQINGASAPTSNGSAAAGAKREEATKETAEPQTASLEELRELKGVVKLQRRQEKELRELGRRGVRRWEELLQRGAAQLAGLGPPGAGGSGGCRGRKLGPGKGSRKKRTLPGEDTAGAASAEGPEGEDVRLRELRDRLELELLQLGEEQCECVMKLKEQHAAQQMTKMMELAREKQAAERKTLKETLEIDTKEMKKKLEAKRLERIQAMMKVTTDKMAQERLKREINNSHIQEVVQVIKQMTENLERHQEKLEEKQAACLEQIQEMEKQFQQEAMAEYEAKMKGLEMEVKESVRTCLRACFPSEEEDKPERPCVVSRELCEQDTLTEQAETQESHL